In Akkermansia muciniphila, one DNA window encodes the following:
- a CDS encoding PEP-CTERM sorting domain-containing protein (PEP-CTERM proteins occur, often in large numbers, in the proteomes of bacteria that also encode an exosortase, a predicted intramembrane cysteine proteinase. The presence of a PEP-CTERM domain at a protein's C-terminus predicts cleavage within the sorting domain, followed by covalent anchoring to some some component of the (usually Gram-negative) cell surface. Many PEP-CTERM proteins exhibit an unusual sequence composition that includes large numbers of potential glycosylation sites. Expression of one such protein has been shown restore the ability of a bacterium to form floc, a type of biofilm.) codes for MKTLSSVKALFISLSLLVSYTIPYCLAAKTAYVTIDGDIIEDDEKHHNTSSNVSCALLISSGSSYTGTNIVISTVCRSNSFGDAAIYSKGGKFLNLGANYGWSSVTVSKGGVYGVYSSAIELSDMTETSTIYNTKIYNYSDGGTGIRLWNNSNLLLDNVEIYNASDTAIHASRNATISNKGNGIIRISTTGDNRASISASGDSKVTLYNTHIENKKSSTSGVLVGDSSTISLTNSSISSVNNNTLISGAGNLEVSLSNVDLSKSKNQRISASSDLTVNIQNGTSFDGYTSQENDGSININLTKSSWNITKNSNLFSLSLNENSFLTFNFGNGDKFYYISAGSVFMDKSSQIRLDLDETKILSMISSGDEFQLFSGDLTNYNLSDIDMFNSDGSYKLTYEEGESGKGWFKLIGYDVVPEPSTSTMSLLGIVCILLKRRRV; via the coding sequence ATGAAGACATTATCATCAGTAAAGGCCTTATTCATTTCCCTAAGCCTATTGGTTTCATACACCATCCCCTATTGTTTAGCGGCAAAAACTGCCTACGTCACGATTGATGGAGATATTATAGAAGATGACGAAAAACATCATAATACCTCCTCAAATGTTTCATGCGCTTTATTGATTTCTTCAGGATCTTCCTATACCGGAACTAATATTGTAATTTCTACAGTTTGTAGATCTAATTCTTTTGGGGATGCGGCGATTTACTCAAAAGGAGGAAAATTTCTCAATTTAGGAGCGAATTATGGTTGGTCCTCAGTTACCGTATCAAAGGGAGGCGTTTATGGTGTTTACAGTTCAGCGATCGAACTGAGTGACATGACCGAAACATCTACTATCTACAATACGAAAATTTATAATTACTCAGATGGGGGAACAGGTATTCGTCTCTGGAATAATTCAAACCTTCTCCTTGATAATGTAGAAATTTATAATGCCTCAGATACGGCGATCCACGCGAGTAGAAACGCTACAATATCAAATAAAGGCAATGGAATTATCAGAATATCAACAACAGGAGATAATAGGGCTTCTATATCCGCAAGCGGAGATTCAAAAGTAACTCTTTATAATACACATATTGAAAATAAAAAATCCAGTACCAGTGGGGTCTTGGTTGGAGATAGTAGTACTATATCTCTTACAAATTCATCTATTTCTTCAGTTAATAACAACACACTGATTTCAGGTGCAGGAAATCTAGAAGTTAGCCTTAGTAACGTGGATTTGTCTAAATCTAAAAATCAGAGAATATCCGCTTCATCTGACTTAACTGTTAATATTCAGAATGGTACTTCTTTCGATGGTTACACTTCTCAAGAAAATGATGGTTCAATTAACATAAATTTAACAAAATCAAGTTGGAACATAACTAAAAATTCTAATTTGTTTTCTCTATCACTAAATGAAAATTCATTTTTAACATTTAACTTCGGGAATGGAGATAAGTTCTACTACATATCCGCTGGTTCTGTTTTCATGGATAAGAGTAGTCAAATAAGGCTTGATCTTGATGAGACGAAAATTTTGAGTATGATCTCTTCCGGTGATGAATTCCAACTATTTTCGGGCGATTTGACGAATTATAATCTTTCAGATATTGATATGTTCAACTCTGACGGATCATATAAATTAACTTATGAAGAAGGGGAATCGGGAAAGGGATGGTTCAAATTAATAGGATATGACGTTGTTCCCGAACCATCGACTTCTACCATGAGTCTATTAGGAATTGTTTGTATTCTCCTAAAGAGACGGAGGGTTTGA